The window CCTCACCTCTTGTTCCCAATCAGCATGATCACCATGTTGGAACTGGAGTGCTGTCGAGCATCTTCTAGCCATGACGTCAAGTGATTGAAAGTCTCACGTCTGGGGCATAGAAAGACAGAGGTATGGAAGTATAAAAACTGTTCACTGTAGATTCTGAAAAggtactccctcccccctcccacaattTCAGAAAACCTCAATAAAGGAGTCCGAGagccctgtctcactccctcagcTCGGCCTCCCATCCCAGTGCAGTAAGAATTAATTTAGTTCAAGCGAATAACTCCAAGGAGGCTGATGGTGCAGTTAGGTGGAGCTCCCAACTCCATGCTTCTAGTGAGTTTCAAAGTCATGTGGCTTGTGATCCTACTCATATGGCACTTCAGTGCTGCTGGGAATTAGGCAATGAGCATTAGCAGGAGACATGCGATGTTACAAAGCCCTTATCCTgctgtaacataaataaataaataaaaattgttggcTCCCTCCTCCCTCACCAGCACCCATGACACTCTTCCAAGGATTCTGCTGGCTCTGAGGTCCTGGGTAATgtggttttcagggttttttttttccccttaaacACTTCCTCCATGTGCAGATCCTTGTTAACAGACACTAAGTGTAGAACTCACCTTGTGATATCATAAACAAGCAGGGCCCCAGCTGCACCTCGATAATAAGATCGTGTGATGGAGCGGAATGACTCTTGTCCAGCCTTACGGGTCCCAGTGAGgagcagaaaaagagaaaagcTGTCACTCATTGTGGCTATAAAAGTACAGAGACTGTTCTATATCTCTGGGCTTGTTCCCCGAGTCCTCTAATTCTAGAGATGACAAATTCTGAATCCCTCCATTCATCACCTAAGCCTATTGGTTCAAGAGGCAACAGGCTAGTTTTCTAGTTCTGGAAGTAACAAGACTCTATATTGTTGCACCCATCCCCTAAACCATCTAGTCTAGGGTGACAGGTTCTGTACTCTTGTTTCAGTCTCCCAATATATTCTTCCTGCTACTCCCTGTCCCACTCAAGTATGCTCCTAGGGCAGATCTGAATGATGGTCCTCTGATCTCTTACCGTGTCCCAGATCTGCAGTTTGATTTGTTTTCCATCAATATTGATCATGCGGGCTCCAAACTCAACACCTGCAAAAGGGAGATTAGAATGAAAGAAGATGGCGAGACATTTTCTGCGACACACTAAGAACAAGGGGAGAAGCTGAAGTCAGGGGACAAATATTTGAAATATGATTTTTTAACAtgagatcagaaaaaaaaagccccatcCACTCTATCCAATTCTTATCAGTAATGCTGTTGGCAAATCCCAGGAAGCTGGGTAACCCTTTACCTCATCGGGATGAAGCTTACCAATAGTGAGGTCATGGACAGGCTGGAATCTCTTATCTGTGAACTGGAGAAGGAGGCAGGATTTCCCCACACCTGGGAAAGTGAAAAATACATACACCTGCAATACAGCTACTGCCACAAGAATATCATTTAGAATACATATTTTTTAACGGCGAGTAGGTTTCTACCATACCCCTCATTGATAACACTATAAGCCACTTTAATTCGGATTACTTGCAGTGATAAAcgactatatttattttatttaccgcctttttgaaggaactcacCCAAGGCGGCGCATTATAGACCCCTTTATCCTGCTCCTCTGACATGCaacattattattagcatttgtatagcactaccagacgcacgcagcgctgaacacctgatacaaagagacggtccctgctcaaaagagcttacaatctaactaatacagacagacaagacagctacgggtgagggaagtaatgggtgagaagggcggaaggggcaaggggagggcaattgtggctaatGTTAATTGTAACATCACTATTAACTCCTATTACCTCTGATTATTTCCCTACAATAAATCACAAACGTATAAACCCCTTTATGTCTGATCTCTGCCCTGTGAAATGTGGTGGTTTGATTCCTATGTGAAGATGTAACACCACAAtgatcctcctcccaccccccacataTATGACTACACTATAACCCCTTTATCTtgatcctctcctccccctcgtACCGGTGTCCCCGATAATTATGTATTTGAAGAGGAAGGCGTAAGACATGGCAGTGATTCAGGACCTCCTGGCACCGGTTCCTTCCCTCTTCTGTGGTCCCAATCCGATCCCGGTTCTGTCTCTGAGCTGCTACGGCCGCTCCCGCTGAGTGTTCTCCAAATCAGCCCCCTCGAGAGACGCTCTAGCCCGAACCTCAGTATACAAAAGCTGTAGGATTTCCACTGCTCCCAGCGACGCTCTATCCGAAGGCACCTCGATAGCATCACGACTGCGCCCGGGGACACTCTAGCCGGAGCTACCGTACTCTAAGGCTGTAGTTTCTACTGCTCCCATTGATGCTCTAGCCACCGCTTCCGTACACTGCTCTAAAAACTCTACTGCTCCTCCCGGAAACGCAACCCCTCAAGCATCACAAGGAAcctcgactttttttttttcttcaataacTTTAATGTTCTAACACGTGCGACACAAACATATCCTGTCACgagctctttcccccccccccccccccccccgggaggttTAAACTTCATTGCCCCCTGCGCTCCTTCTGGTTCCTTAACGTCTGTCTCAAAGGGTCTCTTTTCTCCCCTTACTTACTTTccgtcttctcctcctcctccaaacaTTCCTCTTTCCCCGGAAGTTGTTTGTCTTCGCTTCCGGCCTGGAGCGGCGGCCATGTTGGTTGTGTCAGGAAGCGGCGGCCGGCGGTGGAAAGAAGAGGACGCGGCGGTGATGGAGGTAAAACAGCGGCCCCGTTTCTCTCCCCTGTCACCAGAGGCTCGGCCTTGACCCCCCCCTACCTTTCTCCAAAGTTGCAGACTGGAGCAGAGTCTCCTTCTTTTATCTTTTTCAGGGGGGAGTCAGGGTCCTCTTTCTTTATTGTCGTTTCCGGCCCTCCTACTTTTCACGTTTGTCTTCAACATCTGCTGCTAATGATGATGATAATAGTTCTCAAGTATTTCTCTACTTATCCCCTAATCACTTTCCTTCTTACTTCCCTTATGTAATCTCTGCAACTTACCAATAACTATATCTGATaacctggaatgacaatgtaataacaaaattatgtaagccacattgagcctgcaaataggtggggaaaatgtgggatacaaatgcaataaataaataaaagacaaacCCACATCTGCAAGAAAAGTATCATACTCAGAGCAGTATGTATTTTGTGCTGCTAGGTCTgtaagtccttgggaggactcAAATGAATGGACTTAAATTATTCGCCACAGAggaaaacattattattattatttgaacaaaaaaatctggaagaaaataaaatgcctttacaAACTGAAGCAAGACTTTTGGAGATACAAATAGGGTAGCTGTAATTGTGGTTGAAACTTTTGAAGCAATACCGCTTGGACACCCCAAAATACTTGGAAACTTTATACTTAAATGCCATAAtcccattttttgggggggaggagggaggcaaCAAAACCTATCCTACTTGGACAGCATATTATAATAATGAAGTCCTTGGGTAGGACCTGAATTAATGGAGTTTACACTAGTCCATATTTGCTTATATGACACATGAAGATACTAATAAAGGAATTGCTCTTCTATTAATGAGCAATCATAATAAATTGTCCTGATTTTCCCAGGACTCTCCCCATTGGGACTTGTTAGAGAGGTGAAGGATTCACACCACAGTTACTGAAAAGGAAACCAtagatcccctcccccccattttccCCCTTGTTTttatgtacactgccttgattcacacccagaaaggcagtatattaagaacCTAATAAACAAGAGCTGTAATCTCAGTTGAATTCTAACAGAAATCCAATGGTataaaccctttcactgcacaaaaatttcacttgctcatcttccaacgtggtatacatcattcagtgtaaaaaatgtaacgaaggatgctatattggagaaacaggccagatgcttaagacaagattcaatttatatagacatcacatgaacaatactggtgccagtagggctcccacccctgttggtcagcattttacaggaccaggaccagtgacttcacagtgagaatcctgaaaggtaactttaaaaccatacaagaacataagatcttaaaagtcagaatgattgaatattttaacacccaacagaaaggacttaacaaggatctggggttcctagcccattataaaccataaagct is drawn from Microcaecilia unicolor chromosome 14, aMicUni1.1, whole genome shotgun sequence and contains these coding sequences:
- the RAB2B gene encoding ras-related protein Rab-2B — encoded protein: MSYAFLFKYIIIGDTGVGKSCLLLQFTDKRFQPVHDLTIGVEFGARMINIDGKQIKLQIWDTAGQESFRSITRSYYRGAAGALLVYDITRRETFNHLTSWLEDARQHSSSNMVIMLIGNKSDLESRRDVRKEEGEAFAREHGLVFMETSAKTASNVEEAFIDTAKEIYKKIQQGLFDVNNEANGIKIGPQQSISQPLGPGARQNPQGGGGDSGCC